The Rhodothermales bacterium genome segment AGGCCGCGGGTTGGTCTGAAACCCTGGTCACTGGTCACTGGTCACTGGTCACTGGTCACTGGTCACTGGTCACTGGTCACTGGTCACTGGTCACTGGTCACTGGTCACTGGTCACTGGTCACTGGTCACTGGTCACTGGTCACTGGTCACTGGTCACTGGTCACTGGTCACTGGTCGAACGCGTCGCTCCAGGCAGGTTCCCCATGCACAGTGCCCGATGACCAATGATAGCGCAGAAGTGACCGCGCCCATAGGGCGCAATGACCAATGACCGCGCCCATAGGGCGCAATGACCAATGACCGCGCCCATAGGGCGCAATGACCAATGACCGCGCCCATAGGGCGCCCATGACACGACCTCCGGTCGTTCATGCCCAGTGACCGCGCCCAAAGGGCGCTCCATCTCACGCCCTCGCCGCGCTCGGCATCCGGTAGATCTGCTCGATGTAGTCGATGAGCATCCGCTGGGCGCTGAAGGCGGCCGGCAGGGTGATCATCGCCTGGCGCATCCGTTCGATCCACTGACGGGGCAAGCCATTTGCGTCGCGGTTGTAGAACATCGGAATCACCTCGTTGGCGAGGACCTCGTGCAGGAAGCGGACGTCTTCGCGGTCCTGTACGGCGTGGTCTTTCGGATCGGCGGAGGCTTCGTTGCCAATCGCCCAACCGTTCTGGCCATTGTAGCCTTCCGGCCACCAACCATCGAGGATGGAGAGGTTGAGTCCGCCGTGCACCGTAACCTTCTGCCCGCTGGTGCCGCTGGCCTCATAGGGCCGGCGCGGATTGTTCAGCCAGACGTCGCAGCCCGATACCAGCAGCCGGCCGGTGGCCATGCTGTAATCCTGCAGCACGATGACCTTGCCGGAGATCGCGGGGTGTTTCGCCACCTCGAAGAGCTGCTGGATGATCTGCTTGCCTTCGTCATTGGCCGGATGCGCCTTGCCGGCGTAAAGGATCTGGATCGGCCGGTCTTCGCGGGCGAAGAGGGCGATGGCGCTCTCGATGTCGTGGAAGAGCAGACCGGCGCGTTTGTAGGGCGCGAAGCGCCGCGCAAAGCCGATCGTCAGCGCCTCGGGATCGAGCCGGCTGTTGAACGGATACGAATGCGTCTTGAGCTGGGAATGGACCTCGTCGATGAGCGCGTGACGCAGCTGCGTACGCAGCGCCCAGAGGTCTTCATCCGAAATCTCCGCGATGCGTTTCCAGAACGTCGGGTCGGCCGCGTGCGGGCGCCAGTCGCCGAGGTGTTTCGTGAGGAACGCCTGCGCCCTGGGTTCCGTCCAGGTCGGCAGGTGGACGCCGTTCGTCACGTGCCCGATCGGGACCTGGCTGACCGGGAGCGACGGATACATATGCGCCCACTGCCGGCGGGCGACCTCGCCGTGCAGCGCGGAAACGCCATTCGAGGTGCGCGCCAGTTTCAGGGCGAGCACCGTCATGGTAAACTGTTCGTGCACGTCGTTCGGATGCACCCGGCCGTAGCTCAGCAGGTCGTGCTCCGAAAAGCCCAGCTGCTGGCGGAATCCTTCCATCTGTTCGATAAAGATGGACGGATCGAAGCGGTCGTGGCCGGCCATGACCGGCGTATGCGTCGTAAACACGCACTGATCCCGCACCCACGCTTCGGCCTCCGAAAAGCTGTTGTCGGACAGGATGTTACCCGAGCTGAGGCGTTCGCGCAACAGTTCGAAGGTCAGGAAGGCACAATGGCCTTCGTTCATGTGGTACACATCCGTCTCGATGCCGAGCGCGCGAAGCAACCGGATGCCGCCGATGCCCAGCACGATCTCCTGCTGGATGCGGACGGCGCGGCCGTTCTGGTAGAGCCGGCCGGTGAGGCCGCGATACTCGTGCGGGTTGCGGTGGAAGTCGGCATCGAGCAGGTACATCGTCGTCCGCCCCACATCGACGCGCCACGCCTGGATTTCGAGGGGAAGCGTGCCGAGATGGACGGTGACCGTGATCGGATCGCCGTGCTCGTCCGTGACGAGCGTCACCGGGTGCTCGGCGGGATCCATCACCGGATATTCTTCCTGCTGCCACCCCGAATGGTCGAAGTACTGGCGGAAATAGCCATTTCGCAGAAAAAGGCCGATCGCGACGAACGGAATGCCGAGGTCGGACGCCGACTTCGCATGGTCGCCGGCCAGAATGCCCAGGCCGCCGGCATACAGCGGAAGGCTTTCGTGCAGGCCGTACTCCATGCAGAAATAGGAAACGCGCGGCGCATCGCCGTAACGCGGCGTGCCCGTCATGTAGGCCTGGAAATCGGCATAAACGCGATCCACCTGCGCCGCCACGACCGGTGCGCTCAGCGACGCGTCATCCAGCGACCGGAGGACGGCTACCGGATTGCGGTTGGAGGCCAGGTAAATCGCCGGGTTCAGTGACTCGAACAATTCCTGGGCTTCGGGATTCCAGCTCCACCAGAGGTTAGCGGCTATTGCGCTGAGCTTTTCTCGTGTCGTCATGTATACAGCGTGTAGAGTGAGTGCAATGTATCGGGTGCAAACACCTTCCTTCTATGGAATGTGTCTGCCGTTTCTGGTTGCCTGCTTAAGGTTCAAAGAAGGTTTGCAAAGCGCATTGAACCTGGAATCTTAAGCTGTTCGGGCGATCCGAGAGGATACCCAGGAACACATTCAGGCAAGAGGGCGCGTCTGGTGCGATGCGATCCCTGCTGGTCGCGGCCACAAGCAATCGCTTAACTTCGTGAATCGCTCTTATATTGCAAAGCGGCCTTCCGGTTCGAGGGGGCGAGAGATTTGCCTGTGATTCGTATCGGCCGATTGGCGCCATCTGTTAGCAAGGATGCAAAAAAGTAGCCCATGAGGTACGACCCTGCCCGCTCGCGTCTGGAGCACGTTATGGGCGACGCCATCCGGCTCCTGGCCCGCGAAGACATCGAGGATGCCCGCCGCAATGTCGAATGGATGCTCTGTGAACTGCTGGGGGTCGGGCGCGCCTCGCTCTACGCCTATCCGGAGCGCATCCTCACCGCCGGCGAAACCGAGGCGCTGACCCGCATGCTGGAGCGGCGCGCCGGCCACGAACCCCTGCAGCACATCCTCGGCCACACCGAATTCATGGGCCTTCGGATCGCCGTCTCGCCGGACGTGCTGATCCCCCGCCATGAGACCGAGCTGCTCGTGGAGTACGGACTGGCCGATATCGAGGGGAAGGAAGCGCCGCGGGTGCTGGACATCGGCACCGGGAGCGGGTGCATCCCCATCGCCCTCAAACATCGCCGGCCCGACGCCCGCGTCTTCGCCTGCGACATCAGCGAGCCGGCCCTCCGCATCGCGCGGGAAAACGGCGCCGTCGCGCAGACGCCCATCGTCTGGCACCGGCTGGATATCCTGGCAGATACGCTGGATGAAGGAGCCGGCGCGCCGTTCGACCTGATCCTCTCCAATCCACCCTACATCCCGATGGAGGATGGCGACAGCCTGCAGGCGGAGGTCAGCGCATTTGAGCCGCATCTGGCGCTTTTTCCCGGCGAGGATCCCCTCGTATTCTATCGGGCCATCGCGGGGAAAGCCAGGCCGGCGCTGCGCCCGGGCGGATCCGTCATCGTCGAGATCTACTCCGACTTCGCGGATCAGGTATCGGCATGCTTCGCCGAAGCCGGCTTTACCCGCATCCGCGTGCTCGACGACCTGGCCGGCCGGGCCCGTTTCGTTCACGTTCGCACACCCTGAACCCGATCATCACGATGAAAATAGCGCTCGTCCAGTACCAGCCGACGTCGAATCTCGAGGCATCCGTAACCCGAGGCCTCGAGGCGCTCGAAACCGCCGCCCGGGCCGGCGCCCGCCTCGTGGCCTACCCCGAACTGGCCTTCACCCCCTTTTATCCGCAGCATCGCGCCACACCGGACTCCATCGACCTGGCCGAGCCGATCCCGGGACCCACCACCCGCGCGTTCCAGGAAGCCGCGGCGCGCCTCGGGGTCGTCGTCGTCCTCAATCTGTACGAACGCCATGGAGGCAACGCGTTCGATACGTCGCCCGTCATCGACGCCGACGGCACGCTTTTGGGCCGGACGCGCATGATGCACATCACCGAGTATGAAGGCTTTCACGAGCAGGGGTATTACACGCCCGGCGACACTGGCATCCCGGTGTACGAGACGGCGGCGGGGCGCATCGGCGTGGCCATTTGCTACGACCGCCACTACCCCGAATACCTGCGCGCGCTCGCCCTCGCCGGCGCCGACCTGGTCGTCGTGCCGCAGGCGGGCACGGTTGGGGAATGGCCCGACGGGCTGTATGAGGCGGAACTGCGGGTCGCCTCGTTCCAGAACGGCTTTTACATGGCGCTGGCGAACCGGGTGGGGCGAGAGGACGTCCTCCACTTCGGCGGGGAATCCTTCGTGACCGACCCGTTTGGTCAGCTGGTCGTCCAGGGGCCGGCTGATCGCGAGGCAATCGTCTACGCGGAGATCGATCTGGCCCGATGTGAGGAGGCGCCGGCGCGGAAGCTGTTCTTCAGGCACCGCAGAGCCGACCAGTACGGCATGCTGGCCGATGGCGCGCCGCTGCCGGCGGCGGGATAACGGAGGCCCTGCCGTCGATCAGCCGGGCCGTCGATCAGCCGGCTTCTTCGTCGACGAAGTCCTGAAAGGATTTGTGCTTGTACGCCTCGGTGCCGATGTAGCGGAGCACGTGCATGAACCCGTCCGCGTCCAGGTAGCCGGGCAGCCGGGTGATGTAGTCGCCCGTCGAGGTCAGAAAAACGGTCGTGGGCGTGGCTTCGGCGCCAAAACCCGACGCCAGTTCGGCGGAATTGAGGGTATAGCCCTTGAAGTTGATCTGATCGTCCTCCTTCTCCACATTCAGGCGGGCGGTCACGAAATGCTCGGCGACGTAGGAGCGGATGCGATCCTGGGTGTACACCGAATCCTGCATTTTGGCGCACCAGGGGCACCAGGTCGCGTACACATCCACGAGGAGGGCCTTGCCCAGGGTGTCCGCCGCGATGAGGGCATCCTGGAATTCGATCCAGGTGACCGGTGGAATGTCCCCGACCTGCTCCAGAGCGATCTGTTCGGCGACCTCCTCTTCCTGACAACTGGCGGGAAGCCAAACAACGGAGAACAGAGCGAGTGCAAAAAAACGAATCATGACGGGTAAAGCGCGAGCAGGCGCTGGTACGTGGCAGTGTAGCGTTCAGATGCCTTCTCCCAACGAAAAGTTTCACACGCCGGCCTCGCCCGCGCAGCGCAGCGCGACCGCCTCTCCGGATCGTCGACCAGCCGCTGGAGGCCGGCGGCGATGGACGCGGGATCGCTCGCATCGACGAGTTCGCCCACCTCGTTTTCGGCGACCACGCGGCGTATCTCGGGCAAATCGGACCCCACGACCGGCAGGCCGGCCATCAGGTATTCGAACAGTTTGTTCGGCAGCGCGAACCGGTGGTTGAGGCACGAGTCCTCGAGCAGCGTCACCCCGATGTCCGCCGAAGCCGTAAATGCGAGCAGTTCGGCCGGGGGGACGGCATCCAGAAAATGAATCCGCTCGATGCCCGCGCCCTGCGCCTGCCGTTCGATGGCCGGCCGCAACGCCCCGCCGCCGAGGAATACCAGGTCCGCTCCACGCACCCGGCGCATGGCCTCCACCAGCTTCTCGCCGCCGCGGCTCCGCTGCAGATGGCCCTGGTGAAGGATGATCGGCCGGCCCTCCGGCAATCCCAGTGCCTCCCGCAGACGGTCGGTTCGGGGCACCTCCTGCCATTCGGGTACATTGTACAGGGCGGGCGGCTTCTCGATGCCGTACATCATGGCCAGACGCTCCGCGATGCTGTCGCTCACGGTGAAGACGGCGTCCGCCTTGCGGATGAACAAGCCCTCGTACAGATGCCAGAACGTCGTCACCCACGGCCGCCCCGCCGTCGAGGCGACGAAGGCATACAGCTCGCGCGCATCGTAGACGAACCCCTTGCCCCTCCGCCGGGCCGCCCGCCCCACGGCCGGCAGGACGTAGAGGTCGCTCGCGTGATAGATCCGGGCATCGAGCGACCGGAGCGCGCGGGCGAAACGCCGGTGAACCTCCCAGAAAAAACGCGGGCCGCTGCCCGCGGGCCGGCCGAGCGAGAGGAGATCCGCACCGGCCACGCCGGTGCCCGAGCCGGCCGGATCGTCCAGATCCACGACGATCACCCTGCAGCCGAGCCGCTCCAGAAGCCGAAGTTGCTTCAAGGCCCGCGAGTTACGCTTCACTTCGCCCGTGAGGGCAAAAACAACATCGTATGGGGTCTTTTGCACGATCGGACGGGCCGTACGGCTCGATGAGGCGGGAAGCGGGACGCCCTGGCGGCGCGCCTGTGGCGGGGAAGGCAGTATACCGTAGGCGGGGCAGACAAGAAACCCCGGAGCCGGGCGAACCAGGGCAATCGCATGCTCTTCAAACGTGAGCATCTCCCGGTATGGGAGTCTGGGGGTATGGGAGATTTTGCGGCAAAAAAATGCCCCCATGCACCCAAACTCCCATACGCTTCTCGCGGCCACGGCGAGCATGCGATGGCCCTGCCGGGCGAACGCGCCGGCCGGCGGTCGATGGAGAATCGGTGATTCGTTGCCGGCTCGTTGCGCGCCGTTGCGCGCAGCGCTGTATCTTCGGGGATGCCACCATCGAAGACGTTCGATACCAACCTCGTTGAGCACGCGCGAAAGGGCGATCAGAAGGCGCTACAGCAGATTCTGAGAGACCTGGAACCCGTGTTACGCGGCTTCTTCGTCAAGCGCATCGGCCAGAAGACGGAAATCGACGACCTCGTGCAGAATACGCTCCTGCGCGTCCATCACGGGCTCAAGGACCTCAAGGAGGCCGGCAGCCTGAAGGCCTTCGCCATGAAGGCCGCGCTGTTCGAACTCCAGGATCTGTACCGCGGGCGGTACCATACCCGCGAAAACCTGTTCGATCCGGAAGAGACGCCGCACGACGTGGACGCGCCGGCGCCCGACGGGTCGAGCATCGACATCGAACGCGCCCTGGCCAGCCTCTCCCCCAAGGCCCGGCGCATCATCGAACTCAAGGAATACGGCTACCGCTACGAAGAAATCGCCCGGATCGTGGATACGACGGAAGCCGCCATCAAAATGCAGGTGAAACGCGCGCTCGAGAAAATGCGCGACGCCCTGATGGCGCTCGCCGGGTTGTGGCTCTGGGTGGCGCGGGACGTCTGAGCCGGGCCGCGATCAGCCCGTTCCGAGCCAGTGATGCATGAGGATGCCGCCAGCGACCGCCACGTTGAGGGATTCGGCCCCCCGCCGCCCCTCGGCCCCGGCGATGACGACGCGGCGGCTGAGCGCCCTCCGCGCCGCGTCCGACAAACCGTGCGCCTCGCTGCCCAGCACCAGCGCCGTGCGTTCCGCCGGCGCCCAGGTCGGGATCGCTTGCCCTCCGAGATCGGCGCCCACGAGGTCGAAGCCCGCCGCGGCGAGCGAGGCCAGCAACGCCCCGAGGTCGCCGGCATCGGCCAGATCCACGTCCCACAACCCCCCCATGGTGGCGCGCATGACTTTCGGATGGTACGGGTCGGCCGTGCCCGGCCCCGTCACGATGGCGTCGAGGCCGAACCAGCCCGCGGTACGGATCAGGGTGCCGACATTTCCCGGGTCCTGCACGCCGTCCAGCACCAACAGCCGGCGTTTCTCCACCAGCGCCTCGAAGGGGAGATAGCGCGTTGGCACCACGGCGAGAATGCCCTGGGCCGTCTGCACGTCGGAAAGCTTGTCGAAGACATGTTCGGCGGCAAAGACGACCGGCGCGCCGGCGCGGCGCGCGAGGGCCGGCAGCCTCGGGTCGTTCGCCGCGCGGTCGGACGCCACCAGGTCCAGCACCGGCACCCCCGCATCGAGCACCGACTCGACGCCGCGCCACCCTTCCACCAGCGCCTGCCGCCAGGTATCGCGGCCTTTCTTGCGCAGCAAGGTCGCCAACTCCTTGCGCCGGCGATCCGAAAGACGCAGCGAATGCTCCATAATTTTTTTCTTATCGAGGCCGATCCAATGACGACTCAGGGCGTTATGAGCGACGAGGGTTTGATCCTTTGTGACGTTCTTTTACTCGAATAGCTGCTCAGCCTTTTTCAAAGATACACCCTCCGCCGATACTATGGGCGGTATATCCTGTATCTGCGATTGTATGGCTGAATACCCGGCTCCCTTCCCGCTCGCACGTGCGCTCTCAGAGGAAGTTCTGTCTACGGACGGAACGTCCGCATCCTGGTTTTTCCCTGGCCAACCTGCTCCGAATCATGCCACAGGCATGTCCGGCCGGCGACAGGAAGCGCTTCCAGCAT includes the following:
- the glgP gene encoding alpha-glucan family phosphorylase; this encodes MTTREKLSAIAANLWWSWNPEAQELFESLNPAIYLASNRNPVAVLRSLDDASLSAPVVAAQVDRVYADFQAYMTGTPRYGDAPRVSYFCMEYGLHESLPLYAGGLGILAGDHAKSASDLGIPFVAIGLFLRNGYFRQYFDHSGWQQEEYPVMDPAEHPVTLVTDEHGDPITVTVHLGTLPLEIQAWRVDVGRTTMYLLDADFHRNPHEYRGLTGRLYQNGRAVRIQQEIVLGIGGIRLLRALGIETDVYHMNEGHCAFLTFELLRERLSSGNILSDNSFSEAEAWVRDQCVFTTHTPVMAGHDRFDPSIFIEQMEGFRQQLGFSEHDLLSYGRVHPNDVHEQFTMTVLALKLARTSNGVSALHGEVARRQWAHMYPSLPVSQVPIGHVTNGVHLPTWTEPRAQAFLTKHLGDWRPHAADPTFWKRIAEISDEDLWALRTQLRHALIDEVHSQLKTHSYPFNSRLDPEALTIGFARRFAPYKRAGLLFHDIESAIALFAREDRPIQILYAGKAHPANDEGKQIIQQLFEVAKHPAISGKVIVLQDYSMATGRLLVSGCDVWLNNPRRPYEASGTSGQKVTVHGGLNLSILDGWWPEGYNGQNGWAIGNEASADPKDHAVQDREDVRFLHEVLANEVIPMFYNRDANGLPRQWIERMRQAMITLPAAFSAQRMLIDYIEQIYRMPSAARA
- the prmC gene encoding peptide chain release factor N(5)-glutamine methyltransferase → MRYDPARSRLEHVMGDAIRLLAREDIEDARRNVEWMLCELLGVGRASLYAYPERILTAGETEALTRMLERRAGHEPLQHILGHTEFMGLRIAVSPDVLIPRHETELLVEYGLADIEGKEAPRVLDIGTGSGCIPIALKHRRPDARVFACDISEPALRIARENGAVAQTPIVWHRLDILADTLDEGAGAPFDLILSNPPYIPMEDGDSLQAEVSAFEPHLALFPGEDPLVFYRAIAGKARPALRPGGSVIVEIYSDFADQVSACFAEAGFTRIRVLDDLAGRARFVHVRTP
- a CDS encoding nitrilase-related carbon-nitrogen hydrolase; the encoded protein is MKIALVQYQPTSNLEASVTRGLEALETAARAGARLVAYPELAFTPFYPQHRATPDSIDLAEPIPGPTTRAFQEAAARLGVVVVLNLYERHGGNAFDTSPVIDADGTLLGRTRMMHITEYEGFHEQGYYTPGDTGIPVYETAAGRIGVAICYDRHYPEYLRALALAGADLVVVPQAGTVGEWPDGLYEAELRVASFQNGFYMALANRVGREDVLHFGGESFVTDPFGQLVVQGPADREAIVYAEIDLARCEEAPARKLFFRHRRADQYGMLADGAPLPAAG
- a CDS encoding thioredoxin fold domain-containing protein, producing MIRFFALALFSVVWLPASCQEEEVAEQIALEQVGDIPPVTWIEFQDALIAADTLGKALLVDVYATWCPWCAKMQDSVYTQDRIRSYVAEHFVTARLNVEKEDDQINFKGYTLNSAELASGFGAEATPTTVFLTSTGDYITRLPGYLDADGFMHVLRYIGTEAYKHKSFQDFVDEEAG
- a CDS encoding glycosyltransferase family 4 protein, which produces MQKTPYDVVFALTGEVKRNSRALKQLRLLERLGCRVIVVDLDDPAGSGTGVAGADLLSLGRPAGSGPRFFWEVHRRFARALRSLDARIYHASDLYVLPAVGRAARRRGKGFVYDARELYAFVASTAGRPWVTTFWHLYEGLFIRKADAVFTVSDSIAERLAMMYGIEKPPALYNVPEWQEVPRTDRLREALGLPEGRPIILHQGHLQRSRGGEKLVEAMRRVRGADLVFLGGGALRPAIERQAQGAGIERIHFLDAVPPAELLAFTASADIGVTLLEDSCLNHRFALPNKLFEYLMAGLPVVGSDLPEIRRVVAENEVGELVDASDPASIAAGLQRLVDDPERRSRCAARARPACETFRWEKASERYTATYQRLLALYPS
- a CDS encoding RNA polymerase sigma factor yields the protein MPPSKTFDTNLVEHARKGDQKALQQILRDLEPVLRGFFVKRIGQKTEIDDLVQNTLLRVHHGLKDLKEAGSLKAFAMKAALFELQDLYRGRYHTRENLFDPEETPHDVDAPAPDGSSIDIERALASLSPKARRIIELKEYGYRYEEIARIVDTTEAAIKMQVKRALEKMRDALMALAGLWLWVARDV
- a CDS encoding RNA methyltransferase; translated protein: MEHSLRLSDRRRKELATLLRKKGRDTWRQALVEGWRGVESVLDAGVPVLDLVASDRAANDPRLPALARRAGAPVVFAAEHVFDKLSDVQTAQGILAVVPTRYLPFEALVEKRRLLVLDGVQDPGNVGTLIRTAGWFGLDAIVTGPGTADPYHPKVMRATMGGLWDVDLADAGDLGALLASLAAAGFDLVGADLGGQAIPTWAPAERTALVLGSEAHGLSDAARRALSRRVVIAGAEGRRGAESLNVAVAGGILMHHWLGTG